One window from the genome of Cyclobacterium amurskyense encodes:
- a CDS encoding GMC family oxidoreductase N-terminal domain-containing protein yields the protein MKKLAKPLTSIKPEYDFVVIGSGYGGSIAASRMGRTGQSVCLLEKGKEFLPGEFPDTLLDASKEMNFVRGKSSSLENNGLYEFTMGNGINVFKGCGLGGTSLVNANVSIKPEERVMQDKMWPEAIRQDLASFEEGVNRAWDMLKPNPYPENKGGYPILKKTEAMRKSADYMSAPFRLLDINVNFENKTNHVGVKQAKCTNCGDCVTGCNVGAKNTTAMNYLPDAYNHGAEIFTSINVRYVKKFQAYWQVFYHPIGIGRDNFDAPLLFIKAKNVILSAGSLGSTEILFRSAKMGLKVSKRLGMRFTGNGDVLGFGYNNDERINGIGLGKKGTDSIANVGPCITSVIDLREREDLEDGMTLEEGTVPGPIRSLMPKALIAFSRLAGKDTDRGIKDYFKEKYREFRSLFLGAFHGAVAHTQIYLVMTHDDGNGTMKMDQEGKMSLNWEGVGKQEIFNKVNGEMFSATQALGGTKIPNPTWNNLMNYDLVTVHPLGGCGMGDSADKGVVDHKGQVFDGENGNTLHEGLYILDGAIIPRPVGTNPLLTISALAERSCKLIAEEKGLNLSYGYETAPNSVGEQVSGTGVQFTETMKGYIGLGESVDYEKGFEIGKLENNTFEFTLTIQTDDIDAFVADASHAGKMIGNMIAPSISQEPLSAYNGVFNLFVQDEGDEKKKRMNYSAQLISPTGQEYYFDGFKEIKNDIVVDAWKDTTTLFITLYKGTTTDGIILGKGKLVIKVTDLLKQLRTVKALHPTSKEEGRRAIGTFGKFFAGNVFETYFKL from the coding sequence ATGAAGAAACTAGCTAAACCCCTAACCAGCATTAAGCCTGAATATGATTTTGTAGTCATAGGGTCAGGATATGGTGGTAGTATCGCTGCATCAAGGATGGGCCGAACGGGACAATCTGTTTGCCTGTTGGAAAAAGGAAAAGAATTTTTACCCGGAGAATTCCCTGACACCTTATTGGACGCTTCGAAAGAAATGAATTTTGTCCGTGGAAAATCTTCCAGTCTTGAAAACAATGGGCTGTATGAATTCACTATGGGGAATGGTATTAATGTATTCAAAGGCTGTGGCCTGGGAGGGACCTCTTTGGTAAATGCAAACGTATCTATTAAGCCAGAAGAACGGGTAATGCAGGACAAAATGTGGCCCGAGGCGATTAGGCAAGACCTGGCTTCTTTTGAGGAGGGAGTAAACAGAGCCTGGGACATGCTTAAACCCAATCCTTATCCAGAAAATAAGGGGGGCTACCCAATACTCAAAAAAACCGAAGCCATGCGGAAATCTGCTGATTATATGTCCGCACCATTTCGACTTCTGGATATCAATGTGAATTTCGAAAATAAAACCAACCATGTCGGTGTCAAACAAGCAAAGTGCACCAACTGTGGGGACTGTGTAACAGGTTGTAACGTGGGAGCAAAAAATACTACGGCAATGAATTACCTGCCTGATGCTTACAATCATGGGGCTGAAATTTTCACCTCAATAAATGTCAGGTACGTCAAAAAGTTTCAAGCGTACTGGCAAGTGTTTTACCACCCAATAGGCATAGGTAGAGATAATTTTGATGCACCGCTTTTGTTTATTAAAGCAAAAAATGTGATCCTCAGTGCCGGTTCTTTGGGCTCCACTGAAATATTGTTTCGTTCAGCAAAAATGGGATTGAAAGTTTCCAAAAGATTGGGGATGCGGTTCACAGGAAATGGCGATGTGTTGGGTTTTGGCTATAATAATGATGAAAGAATCAACGGGATTGGCTTAGGAAAAAAAGGTACTGATAGTATTGCTAACGTAGGCCCCTGTATAACCAGTGTTATTGATCTTCGGGAGCGAGAGGACCTAGAAGATGGCATGACCTTGGAAGAGGGTACTGTTCCCGGACCGATAAGGAGTCTTATGCCCAAAGCATTGATTGCCTTTTCAAGGTTGGCTGGTAAAGATACAGACAGAGGGATAAAAGACTATTTCAAAGAAAAATACAGAGAATTTAGAAGCTTGTTTCTTGGGGCTTTTCATGGAGCGGTTGCCCATACACAAATTTACCTTGTCATGACCCATGATGATGGAAATGGAACTATGAAAATGGATCAGGAGGGCAAAATGTCACTCAACTGGGAAGGTGTAGGCAAACAAGAGATTTTTAATAAGGTAAACGGAGAAATGTTCAGTGCCACACAGGCTCTTGGCGGTACAAAAATACCCAACCCAACTTGGAACAACTTGATGAACTATGACCTAGTAACTGTTCACCCTCTGGGTGGATGTGGCATGGGGGATAGCGCTGATAAAGGGGTTGTGGACCATAAAGGACAAGTCTTTGACGGCGAAAATGGCAACACACTTCACGAAGGCTTGTACATTCTGGATGGGGCAATTATCCCTCGACCGGTGGGCACTAACCCACTCTTAACCATAAGTGCCTTGGCAGAGAGGAGCTGTAAGCTTATTGCTGAGGAAAAAGGATTAAATCTGAGCTATGGTTATGAAACTGCTCCCAATTCTGTAGGAGAACAGGTCTCCGGAACTGGAGTGCAATTTACCGAAACCATGAAAGGATATATAGGATTAGGTGAATCAGTGGATTATGAAAAAGGATTCGAAATAGGGAAGTTAGAGAACAATACTTTTGAGTTTACCCTAACCATACAAACTGATGATATTGATGCTTTCGTGGCTGATGCGTCCCATGCTGGTAAGATGATAGGGAATATGATTGCTCCTTCAATTAGTCAGGAGCCACTCTCCGCTTACAATGGAGTGTTTAATTTGTTTGTTCAGGATGAAGGTGATGAAAAAAAGAAGCGCATGAATTATAGCGCACAACTCATAAGCCCTACAGGACAGGAATATTATTTCGACGGATTTAAAGAAATTAAAAATGATATTGTGGTAGATGCCTGGAAGGATACTACTACACTTTTCATTACTTTATACAAAGGAACTACAACTGATGGAATCATTCTCGGTAAAGGGAAATTGGTAATAAAAGTGACGGACCTTCTCAAGCAATTAAGGACTGTTAAAGCCCTGCATCCAACAAGTAAAGAGGAGGGGCGAAGAGCGATCGGGACTTTCGGTAAATTCTTTGCTGGAAATGTGTTCGAAACTTATTTTAAACTTTAA
- a CDS encoding metallophosphoesterase has product MKFERKPMVNWYDPKQLAFTSVKTVLSSVFGNFADRRELQAALDQDCKPFDYSQNEELWLDYISDLGDGFNSTFTMAQLLAREELSLRGKSLKRGDILLMGGDEVYPTPENIEYDNRLRGPYTAAFPKNENDKNRPDVFAIPGNHDWYDGLTNFLRLFTQKRSLGNWKTQQHRSYFALKLPYDYWVIAIDIQLNADIDFPQICYFKEIAKEYFKPNSKIILCTSEPSWVYKSFDIKNDSFDRLQFFIDKVLYGKKDEDYKEKNKNISIEAILTGDLHHYARYETVKDDSRPSQFITAGGGGAFMHPTHTLKEELKGIHERKAELKKTYPPKESSVKLSLLNLLFPFFSRTMLLFFGIYHVFTTWILQTKLSNDSTIMESLAKHNLFKGELSEILGIITNTLFHFPSALFLNLLLLIGIVLFTDTSSGKKKLNYIAGGIHGLLQLVNFYFLLWLFSYNNLNNIPWINNVNEGGQVLLFFAEMVLVGGLISSFIFGLYLTISIVLLKNHITEASSSYRWEGYKNFLRISVNKEGLTIYPIGVKKVVTNWKEFSINDNPRFEGGPINYELIEDPIFIKNEETS; this is encoded by the coding sequence ATGAAGTTTGAGAGAAAACCAATGGTCAATTGGTATGACCCAAAGCAGTTGGCTTTCACGAGTGTCAAAACAGTGTTGTCTTCGGTTTTTGGTAATTTTGCAGACAGAAGAGAGCTTCAGGCCGCACTCGATCAAGATTGTAAGCCCTTTGATTATTCTCAAAACGAAGAATTGTGGTTAGATTATATTTCAGACCTCGGAGATGGTTTTAATTCCACTTTTACTATGGCCCAATTGTTGGCCAGAGAGGAACTTTCACTTCGAGGAAAATCACTAAAAAGAGGAGATATTCTACTTATGGGTGGAGACGAAGTTTATCCTACTCCAGAGAACATTGAGTATGACAATAGACTGAGAGGTCCTTACACCGCTGCTTTTCCTAAAAATGAAAATGATAAGAACAGACCAGATGTTTTTGCTATTCCTGGAAACCATGATTGGTACGATGGGTTAACCAATTTTTTAAGACTTTTCACCCAAAAGCGTTCCCTAGGGAATTGGAAAACACAACAACATAGAAGTTATTTTGCGCTCAAATTGCCCTATGATTATTGGGTGATAGCAATTGATATACAGCTGAACGCAGACATTGATTTTCCTCAAATATGCTATTTTAAAGAAATAGCTAAAGAATATTTTAAACCCAATAGTAAGATCATATTATGTACATCCGAACCGTCCTGGGTTTATAAATCATTCGATATAAAAAATGATTCCTTTGATCGGCTGCAATTTTTTATTGATAAGGTTCTTTATGGTAAAAAGGATGAAGACTATAAAGAAAAAAACAAGAACATAAGTATAGAAGCAATTTTAACAGGGGATTTGCACCATTATGCAAGGTACGAAACGGTAAAGGATGATTCTCGACCTTCTCAATTTATAACCGCAGGAGGAGGAGGTGCCTTTATGCATCCTACGCATACCTTAAAGGAAGAATTAAAAGGAATTCATGAAAGAAAGGCCGAACTAAAAAAGACCTACCCACCAAAGGAAAGTTCAGTCAAATTAAGTTTGTTGAACCTACTCTTTCCTTTCTTTAGCCGTACAATGCTCCTGTTCTTCGGTATTTACCATGTCTTTACTACGTGGATACTTCAAACGAAGTTATCTAATGATTCCACAATAATGGAAAGCCTGGCAAAACACAATTTGTTTAAGGGTGAATTATCAGAAATACTGGGAATAATTACAAATACTTTGTTTCACTTTCCTTCAGCTTTATTTCTTAACCTTTTATTGTTAATAGGAATAGTATTGTTCACAGATACTAGTTCTGGAAAGAAAAAGCTCAATTATATTGCTGGTGGTATTCATGGGCTATTGCAGTTGGTCAATTTTTATTTTCTCCTTTGGCTTTTTTCCTATAATAACCTAAATAATATTCCGTGGATAAATAATGTCAATGAAGGAGGGCAAGTATTGTTGTTTTTTGCTGAAATGGTGCTTGTTGGAGGCTTAATTAGTAGCTTTATTTTCGGTCTTTATTTGACAATTAGCATTGTGCTGTTGAAGAACCACATAACAGAAGCTTCCTCTTCTTATAGATGGGAGGGATATAAAAACTTTTTGCGAATTTCAGTTAACAAGGAGGGACTTACCATTTACCCCATTGGAGTGAAGAAAGTGGTTACCAATTGGAAAGAGTTTAGCATTAATGATAATCCACGATTTGAAGGTGGGCCAATTAATTATGAACTGATAGAGGATCCTATATTTATAAAAAATGAAGAAACTAGCTAA